One stretch of Chloroflexia bacterium SDU3-3 DNA includes these proteins:
- a CDS encoding ABC transporter ATP-binding protein produces the protein MRSPLLDVRDLQVQYMTPRGPVRAVDGVSFSIAPGEVFGLAGESGSGKSTIAHAMMRLLHPPAVITGGQVLFGGNDVLEMEDDELSSFRWSQVSMVFQSAMNSLNPVITIGDQICDVIIRHLKLSKKEARDRAAYLLDLVGIEKQRIDSYPHELSGGMRQRVVIAIALALNPPLMIMDEPTTALDVVVQKEIMQQIEKLKEKMGFSILFITHDLSLMVEFSDRIGVMYAGEIVELTSAQELFKNPMHPYTQGLMNSFPSITGPKVKLTGIPGAPPDMVCPPSGCRFHPRCAKVQPRHTQEEPRLREVAPGHFVACHLY, from the coding sequence CTGCGCTCCCCGCTGCTGGATGTGCGCGACCTGCAGGTGCAGTATATGACCCCGCGCGGCCCCGTGCGCGCCGTCGACGGCGTCTCGTTCTCGATCGCCCCCGGCGAGGTCTTCGGCCTGGCGGGCGAGTCGGGCAGCGGCAAGTCTACCATCGCCCACGCCATGATGCGCCTGCTGCACCCGCCTGCCGTGATCACCGGCGGCCAGGTGCTGTTTGGCGGCAATGATGTGCTGGAGATGGAGGATGACGAGCTGAGCAGCTTCCGCTGGAGCCAGGTTTCCATGGTGTTTCAGAGCGCCATGAACTCGCTCAACCCCGTGATCACTATTGGCGACCAGATCTGCGATGTGATCATCCGCCACCTCAAGCTCTCGAAAAAAGAGGCCCGCGATCGCGCCGCCTATCTGCTCGATCTGGTGGGCATCGAAAAGCAGCGCATCGACTCCTACCCCCACGAGCTTTCTGGCGGCATGCGCCAGCGCGTGGTGATCGCCATCGCCCTGGCGCTCAACCCGCCGCTGATGATCATGGACGAGCCGACCACCGCGCTCGATGTGGTGGTGCAGAAGGAGATCATGCAGCAGATCGAGAAGCTGAAGGAGAAGATGGGCTTCTCCATCCTCTTCATCACCCACGATCTCTCGCTGATGGTGGAGTTCTCCGACCGGATCGGTGTGATGTACGCGGGCGAGATCGTGGAGCTGACCTCGGCGCAGGAGCTGTTCAAGAACCCCATGCACCCCTACACCCAGGGGCTGATGAACTCGTTCCCGTCGATCACCGGCCCCAAGGTCAAGCTCACCGGCATCCCCGGCGCGCCGCCCGACATGGTCTGCCCGCCCTCGGGCTGCCGCTTCCACCCGCGCTGCGCCAAGGTGCAGCCCCGCCATACCCAGGAGGAGCCGCGCCTGCGCGAGGTCGCGCCAGGGCATTTTGTGGCCTGCCACCTGTACTAG
- a CDS encoding ABC transporter permease produces MQYILRRLGFYALAAWLSITINFFLPRLMPGDPASVIFARFRGQLQPEQIQAMKEAYGLSDAPLHIQYIQYLSSVLHGNLGTSISAFPAPVTSVIATSVMWTLLLGGSALLISFTLGNVLGIFSAWKRGGLLDNVLPPLLIFVGSFPFFWLALVALYFLGFKFGWFPLRHAYSDKLQMGWTWEFVGSVFQHLILPAGAIIVVSIGGWVLGMRNTMINMLGEDFITMAEAKGLSQNRIMFNYAARNALLPNITAFGMALGFVLGGQLIVETVFSYPGLGYQLTKAVSSLDYPLMQGLFLMITFAVLGANLIIDMLYVRLDPRVRAS; encoded by the coding sequence ATGCAATATATCCTTCGACGGCTGGGCTTCTACGCACTTGCGGCCTGGCTCTCCATCACCATCAACTTCTTTCTGCCCCGCCTGATGCCCGGCGACCCCGCGTCGGTGATCTTCGCGCGGTTCCGCGGCCAGCTGCAGCCCGAGCAGATCCAGGCCATGAAAGAGGCCTACGGCCTCAGCGACGCCCCGCTGCACATTCAGTACATCCAGTACCTCTCCAGCGTGCTGCACGGCAACCTCGGCACCTCGATCTCGGCCTTCCCCGCCCCCGTCACCAGCGTGATCGCCACCAGCGTCATGTGGACGCTGCTGCTCGGCGGCTCGGCGCTGCTGATCAGCTTCACGCTGGGCAATGTGCTGGGCATCTTCAGCGCCTGGAAGCGCGGCGGCCTGCTCGACAACGTGCTGCCGCCCCTGCTGATCTTTGTCGGCTCGTTCCCCTTCTTCTGGCTGGCCCTGGTGGCCCTCTACTTCCTGGGCTTTAAGTTTGGCTGGTTCCCGCTGCGCCACGCCTACAGCGACAAGCTGCAGATGGGCTGGACCTGGGAGTTTGTGGGCAGTGTGTTCCAGCACCTGATCTTGCCCGCGGGTGCGATCATCGTGGTCTCGATCGGCGGCTGGGTGCTGGGCATGCGCAACACCATGATCAACATGCTGGGCGAGGACTTTATCACCATGGCCGAGGCCAAGGGCCTGTCGCAGAACCGCATCATGTTCAACTATGCGGCCCGCAACGCCCTGCTGCCCAACATCACCGCGTTTGGCATGGCGCTGGGCTTCGTGCTGGGCGGCCAGCTGATCGTCGAGACGGTGTTCTCGTACCCCGGCCTGGGCTACCAGCTCACCAAGGCGGTGAGCAGCCTCGACTACCCGCTGATGCAGGGCCTGTTCCTCATGATCACCTTCGCGGTGCTGGGGGCCAACCTGATCATCGACATGCTGTATGTGCGGCTCGACCCGCGCGTGCGCGCCAGCTAA
- a CDS encoding LacI family transcriptional regulator gives MGIDALSPKMLRALPAMQSLTIEEIATLAQVSRSTVSRVLNNHPNVRAAVRERVMQVIQEHNYAPRAAARSLASNRTHSIGVLVPSMMSEAVFHDPYLSVAMHGMITAASRRGYFVMISMLTVDMQQGFYARVLRGRPFDGLIMIGNQIDEPMLPSLLRDQIPLVLCERHPYLRNLSWVDIQNQECAYIAVRHLLSLGHRRVATITGPLYTASGCDRRDGYKQALLEQAIPIDPDLIVAGDYAQDKAAAAMQLLLALPQPPTAVFAANDMMALGAIRAIRAAGLRVPEDIAIVGFDDISAPVIADIGLTTIRQPVSEVGMAAANLLIDQLESQEISPAYRYLPTELVIRESCGAHLHGAGKEKGVLQGAL, from the coding sequence ATGGGCATAGATGCGCTTTCACCCAAAATGTTGAGAGCGCTCCCAGCCATGCAATCGCTGACGATTGAAGAAATTGCCACTCTGGCCCAGGTCTCGCGCTCCACGGTCTCGCGGGTGCTCAACAACCACCCCAACGTGCGCGCCGCTGTGCGCGAGCGGGTCATGCAGGTCATCCAGGAGCACAACTACGCGCCCCGCGCGGCGGCGCGCAGCCTGGCCAGCAACCGCACCCACAGCATTGGCGTGCTGGTGCCCAGCATGATGTCCGAGGCGGTCTTCCACGACCCCTACCTCTCGGTGGCCATGCACGGCATGATCACGGCGGCCAGCCGGCGCGGCTACTTCGTGATGATCTCCATGCTCACCGTCGACATGCAGCAGGGCTTCTACGCCCGCGTGCTGCGCGGACGCCCCTTCGACGGCCTGATCATGATCGGCAACCAGATCGACGAGCCGATGCTGCCTAGCCTGCTGCGCGATCAGATCCCTCTGGTGCTCTGCGAGCGCCACCCCTACCTGCGTAATCTCTCCTGGGTCGATATCCAAAATCAGGAGTGCGCCTATATCGCCGTGCGCCACCTGCTGTCGCTGGGCCACCGCCGCGTGGCCACCATCACCGGCCCGCTCTACACCGCGTCGGGCTGCGACCGCCGCGATGGCTACAAGCAGGCCCTGCTGGAGCAGGCCATCCCGATCGACCCCGACCTGATCGTGGCTGGCGACTACGCGCAGGACAAGGCCGCTGCGGCCATGCAATTGCTGCTGGCCCTGCCCCAGCCGCCCACGGCGGTGTTCGCCGCCAACGACATGATGGCGCTGGGGGCCATCCGCGCCATCCGCGCCGCCGGGCTGCGCGTGCCCGAAGACATCGCCATTGTCGGCTTCGACGACATCTCGGCCCCGGTGATCGCCGATATCGGCCTCACCACCATCCGCCAGCCGGTCAGCGAGGTCGGCATGGCCGCCGCCAACCTGCTCATCGATCAGCTTGAATCTCAGGAGATCTCTCCTGCCTATCGATACCTCCCCACCGAGCTTGTCATCCGCGAGTCGTGCGGTGCCCACCTGCACGGCGCGGGGAAAGAGAAAGGGGTGCTCCAGGGCGCACTGTAA
- a CDS encoding PBP1A family penicillin-binding protein translates to MAPRRTQRRWPQSAIDHAWRWFLLALKLGAVLALLAAIAAMAGGAWLYRTYASDLPEPSEISLRRPAETTKIYARDGTTLLYELVDPQGERRTVVPFADIPLTLRRATVAVEDASFYQNPGVDFKAIVRAFVQNQRSDSIVSGASTITQQLVRNILLPPEERTQLTMERKIREAFLAFRVSREYSKDQVLGRYLNEVYYGHQAYGVEAAAQMYFGKPVAQLNDAESTMLAGLPQSPTTYDPFNNYQAAKARQRVVLDQMVRTGALSAEAAKGIYNTPLKLVAPRSDILAPHFVFYVRQLLEERYGPDALYRGGLKVVTSLDVGMQNKAQQIVADRVVNGVDGERPLRSRNATNAGAIMLSADNEILAMVGSVDYNDEAINGQVNVTLALRQPGSALKPIIYAAALQRGWTPATVLWDEPTEFKLGDGAVYAPVNYDNSFHGPQRVRMALANSLNIPAVQTLDFVGINAFVQQAHDLGITTLNDPSRFGLAMALGSNEVRLLDLTNVYSTFRDAGKMRQPVAILRVTDSRGAVLDSGASRPTRQALGAQGEQVAYLITDMLSDNQARWFMFGRGNVMELPEGRPAAVKTGTSNDWRDAWAIGYTPEVTVGVWVGNSDSTPMQEIAGVNGAGVIWRDLMNSYNDGRPIRAFERPKGIVDAQVCADTGALASQGCAGGTVEERFIAGTEPSQQDSQTQTVRVAGDGSCLAASYTPPDQVRMKQFPLYPERYREWARQRGIPQPPTAYCPPPAGDAAGSLASIALPSASAVVTTSQVFVSGTARGPFTLDVGKGDSPSGFSRINAGASPIGGGVLGVWDAGGLAPGSYTLRLRVRTPEGVDAETRRTVVVARP, encoded by the coding sequence ATGGCACCAAGACGAACACAACGACGCTGGCCACAGTCGGCCATCGACCACGCCTGGCGCTGGTTTCTGCTGGCGCTCAAGCTAGGGGCCGTGCTGGCGCTGCTGGCCGCGATCGCCGCCATGGCCGGGGGCGCGTGGCTCTACCGCACCTACGCCAGCGATCTGCCCGAGCCTTCCGAGATCAGCCTGCGCCGCCCGGCGGAGACCACCAAGATCTACGCCCGCGACGGCACCACCCTGCTCTACGAGCTGGTCGACCCGCAGGGCGAGCGCCGCACGGTGGTGCCCTTCGCCGACATCCCGCTGACCCTGCGGCGCGCCACTGTGGCCGTAGAGGACGCCAGCTTCTACCAGAACCCCGGTGTCGACTTTAAGGCGATCGTGCGCGCCTTCGTGCAGAACCAGCGCAGCGACTCGATCGTGAGCGGCGCGTCCACCATCACCCAGCAGCTGGTGCGCAACATCCTGCTGCCCCCCGAGGAGCGCACCCAGCTGACCATGGAGCGCAAGATCCGCGAGGCCTTCCTGGCCTTCCGGGTCTCGCGCGAGTACAGCAAAGATCAGGTGCTGGGCCGCTACCTCAACGAGGTCTACTACGGCCACCAGGCCTACGGCGTGGAGGCGGCGGCCCAGATGTACTTCGGCAAGCCGGTGGCCCAGCTGAACGACGCCGAGTCGACCATGCTGGCTGGGCTGCCGCAGTCGCCCACCACCTACGACCCCTTCAACAACTACCAGGCCGCCAAGGCCCGCCAGCGCGTGGTGCTCGATCAGATGGTGCGCACCGGCGCGCTCTCCGCCGAGGCGGCCAAGGGCATCTACAACACGCCGCTGAAGCTGGTCGCGCCGCGCAGCGACATCCTGGCCCCGCACTTCGTGTTCTACGTGCGCCAGCTGCTGGAGGAGCGCTACGGCCCCGACGCGCTCTACCGCGGCGGGCTGAAGGTGGTAACATCGCTCGATGTGGGGATGCAGAACAAGGCCCAGCAGATCGTGGCCGACCGCGTGGTGAACGGGGTGGATGGCGAGCGCCCGCTGCGCAGCCGCAACGCCACCAACGCCGGCGCGATCATGCTCTCCGCCGACAACGAGATCCTGGCCATGGTGGGCAGCGTGGACTACAACGACGAGGCGATCAACGGGCAGGTGAATGTGACCCTGGCGCTGCGCCAGCCCGGCTCGGCGCTCAAGCCGATCATCTACGCCGCCGCGCTGCAGCGGGGCTGGACGCCCGCCACCGTGCTGTGGGACGAGCCGACCGAGTTCAAGCTGGGCGACGGCGCGGTGTACGCGCCCGTGAACTACGACAACAGCTTCCACGGCCCGCAGCGCGTGCGCATGGCGCTGGCCAACTCGCTCAACATCCCGGCGGTGCAGACGCTGGACTTCGTGGGTATCAACGCCTTCGTGCAGCAGGCCCACGACCTGGGCATCACCACGCTGAACGACCCCAGCCGCTTTGGGCTGGCCATGGCGCTCGGCTCGAACGAGGTGCGGCTGCTAGACCTGACCAATGTGTACAGCACCTTCCGCGACGCGGGCAAGATGCGCCAGCCGGTGGCCATCCTGCGCGTCACCGACTCGCGCGGGGCGGTGCTGGACAGCGGCGCGAGCCGCCCCACACGCCAGGCGCTGGGGGCGCAGGGCGAGCAGGTGGCCTACCTGATCACCGACATGCTGAGCGACAACCAGGCGCGCTGGTTCATGTTCGGGCGGGGCAATGTGATGGAGCTTCCCGAGGGGCGGCCTGCGGCGGTGAAGACCGGCACATCCAACGACTGGCGCGACGCCTGGGCCATCGGCTACACCCCCGAGGTGACGGTGGGCGTGTGGGTGGGCAACAGCGACTCCACGCCCATGCAGGAGATCGCTGGCGTGAACGGCGCGGGCGTGATCTGGCGCGACCTGATGAACAGCTACAACGACGGCAGGCCCATCCGCGCGTTCGAGCGCCCCAAAGGCATCGTGGATGCCCAGGTGTGCGCCGACACCGGCGCGCTGGCCAGCCAGGGCTGCGCGGGCGGCACCGTGGAGGAGCGCTTCATCGCCGGGACCGAGCCGAGCCAGCAGGACTCGCAGACCCAGACGGTGCGCGTGGCGGGCGACGGCAGCTGCCTGGCCGCCTCGTACACCCCGCCCGACCAGGTGCGCATGAAGCAGTTCCCGCTCTACCCCGAGCGCTACCGCGAGTGGGCCAGGCAGCGCGGCATCCCGCAGCCGCCCACGGCCTACTGCCCGCCGCCCGCAGGCGACGCCGCAGGCAGCCTGGCCAGCATCGCCCTGCCCTCGGCCAGCGCGGTGGTGACCACCAGCCAGGTGTTTGTCAGCGGCACGGCGCGCGGGCCGTTTACGCTCGATGTGGGGAAGGGCGACAGCCCCAGCGGCTTCAGCCGGATCAACGCCGGGGCCAGCCCGATCGGCGGCGGGGTGCTGGGGGTGTGGGATGCGGGCGGCCTCGCGCCGGGCAGCTACACGCTGCGGCTGCGGGTGCGCACCCCCGAGGGCGTGGACGCCGAGACGCGGCGCACGGTGGTGGTGGCGCGGCCCTAG
- a CDS encoding ABC transporter permease: MQAQNLQQAPATKAPAVAKPASKRLAPTWLRVITGNAKGMVGAAIVLFFILMAVFAPLVAPGDPNEFVDVPHQEPSLTHWFGTEGQGKDVFRQTVWGARNSLAVGLSTGLLTTLVGVAIGMIAGYFGGRIDDVLSLLTNVVLIIPGLPLLVVLAAFLKPGLLTMIFVLSVVGWAWPARVMRSQTLSLREKDFASAAVVSGENRLRIVFRELLPNMTSLIVGSTIGSVTYAIGAETTLSFLGLTNVSDVSWGTNLYWAQNNAGLLVGAWWTIIPSGLCVALVAFALSLINYAMDEITNPRLRAEKELSNVFKKQRRRVRSTPVVRNA, encoded by the coding sequence ATGCAGGCACAGAATCTTCAGCAGGCCCCAGCTACCAAGGCCCCTGCGGTGGCCAAGCCCGCCAGCAAGCGGCTTGCGCCCACCTGGCTGCGCGTGATCACCGGCAACGCCAAGGGCATGGTGGGCGCGGCGATCGTGCTGTTCTTCATCCTCATGGCGGTGTTCGCCCCCCTGGTGGCCCCCGGCGACCCCAACGAGTTTGTGGATGTGCCCCACCAGGAGCCGTCGCTCACCCACTGGTTTGGCACCGAGGGCCAGGGCAAAGACGTGTTCCGCCAGACCGTGTGGGGCGCGCGTAACTCGCTGGCCGTCGGCCTCTCCACTGGCCTGCTCACCACGCTGGTGGGCGTGGCCATCGGCATGATCGCGGGCTACTTCGGCGGGCGCATCGACGATGTGCTCTCGCTGCTCACCAACGTGGTGCTGATCATCCCCGGCCTGCCGCTGCTGGTGGTGCTGGCCGCCTTCCTCAAGCCCGGCCTGCTCACTATGATCTTCGTGCTGAGCGTGGTGGGCTGGGCATGGCCCGCCCGCGTGATGCGCTCGCAGACCCTCTCGCTGCGCGAGAAGGACTTCGCATCGGCGGCGGTGGTCAGCGGCGAGAACCGCCTGCGGATCGTCTTCCGCGAGCTGCTGCCCAATATGACCTCGCTGATCGTGGGTAGCACCATCGGCTCGGTCACCTACGCCATCGGCGCGGAGACCACGCTCAGCTTCCTGGGCCTCACCAACGTGAGCGATGTGAGCTGGGGCACCAACCTGTACTGGGCGCAAAATAACGCCGGGCTGCTGGTGGGCGCGTGGTGGACGATCATCCCCTCGGGCCTGTGCGTCGCGCTGGTCGCGTTCGCGCTCTCGCTGATCAACTACGCGATGGATGAGATCACCAACCCGCGCCTGCGTGCCGAGAAGGAGCTGAGCAATGTCTTCAAGAAACAGCGTCGCCGTGTCCGATCCACTCCTGTTGTCCGCAATGCCTAG
- a CDS encoding ABC transporter substrate-binding protein, whose amino-acid sequence MMTVAACGGTPPAAQQPTAAPAAQPTAAPAAAEATAAPAAAEATTAPATGGSGSATLLTVSAQQQATWTRNFNPFATDNRFPTINGIYEPSMVYNTVKGELTPWLATKYEWSSDNKKLTVTYRDNVKWSDGQAFTAKDVAFTFNLQKANKGLTGSGQNAWVYLDTVTAPSDTTAEFSFKEVYTVGLYDIVGQNIVAEHVWKDVKDPVTFTNETPVGTGPFTEVQNFQNQIYEVHKNPNYWQSGKPMIDGMRFPAYPGNDQANLATINGENDWAGNFLPDIEKTYVAKSPDNGYYFPPVGATVMLYLNTTKKPFDDVNVRKAISMAINRDQVVKVAMYGYTKPADVTGLSDAYPKYKSQAVVDAGTWTKLDIAKANELLDAAGLAKGGDGMRTLSDGTPLVYDINVVSGWSDWVSACNIIAQNLKAVGINASVKSYDYSAWYDRVQKGEFDISIGWSNGGATPLNYYRGQMSKTTVKAVGESSDQNWHRFGLDEADKLLGDFAATSDEAEQVKIAEQLEQLFSDNAPAIPLFPGPAWYEFNTSRFTGWPSKDNPFAQGSPFGSGTPEQLLVMTSVQPK is encoded by the coding sequence ATGATGACCGTGGCCGCATGTGGCGGCACCCCGCCCGCCGCGCAGCAGCCCACCGCCGCGCCTGCCGCGCAGCCCACCGCCGCGCCCGCCGCAGCCGAGGCCACCGCCGCGCCCGCCGCAGCCGAGGCCACCACCGCGCCTGCCACCGGCGGCTCGGGCAGCGCCACGCTGCTCACCGTCTCGGCCCAGCAGCAAGCCACCTGGACCCGCAACTTCAACCCCTTTGCCACCGACAACCGATTCCCTACGATCAATGGCATCTATGAGCCATCCATGGTCTACAACACGGTCAAGGGCGAGCTGACGCCCTGGCTGGCCACCAAGTACGAGTGGAGCAGCGACAACAAGAAGCTGACCGTCACCTACCGCGACAATGTGAAGTGGTCGGATGGCCAGGCCTTCACCGCCAAGGATGTGGCCTTCACCTTCAACCTGCAGAAGGCCAACAAGGGCCTGACCGGCAGCGGCCAGAACGCCTGGGTCTACCTGGACACCGTGACCGCGCCGAGCGACACCACCGCCGAGTTCAGCTTCAAAGAGGTCTACACCGTCGGCCTGTACGACATCGTGGGCCAGAACATCGTGGCCGAGCACGTCTGGAAGGATGTCAAGGATCCGGTGACCTTCACCAACGAGACCCCGGTCGGCACTGGCCCGTTCACCGAGGTGCAGAACTTCCAGAACCAGATCTACGAGGTTCACAAGAACCCCAACTACTGGCAGTCGGGCAAGCCCATGATCGACGGTATGCGCTTCCCGGCCTACCCCGGCAACGACCAGGCCAACCTGGCCACCATCAACGGCGAGAACGACTGGGCCGGGAACTTCCTGCCCGACATCGAGAAGACCTACGTGGCCAAGTCGCCCGACAACGGCTACTACTTCCCGCCGGTGGGCGCGACGGTGATGCTCTACCTGAACACCACCAAGAAGCCCTTCGACGACGTGAACGTGCGCAAGGCGATCAGCATGGCGATCAACCGCGACCAAGTCGTCAAGGTGGCCATGTACGGCTACACCAAGCCTGCCGACGTCACTGGTCTGAGCGACGCCTACCCCAAGTACAAAAGCCAGGCCGTGGTGGATGCGGGCACCTGGACCAAGCTTGACATCGCCAAGGCCAACGAACTGCTGGATGCCGCTGGCCTGGCCAAGGGTGGCGACGGCATGCGCACCCTGTCCGATGGCACCCCGCTGGTCTACGACATCAACGTGGTGTCGGGCTGGAGCGACTGGGTCTCGGCCTGCAACATCATCGCGCAGAACCTCAAGGCCGTGGGCATCAACGCCTCGGTGAAGAGCTACGACTACAGCGCCTGGTACGACCGCGTCCAGAAGGGCGAGTTCGACATCTCGATCGGCTGGAGCAACGGCGGCGCGACCCCGCTTAACTACTACCGTGGCCAGATGTCGAAGACCACCGTCAAGGCCGTGGGCGAAAGCTCCGATCAGAACTGGCACCGCTTCGGCCTGGATGAGGCCGACAAGCTGCTGGGCGATTTCGCCGCCACCTCCGACGAGGCCGAGCAGGTGAAGATCGCCGAGCAGCTGGAGCAGCTGTTCTCGGACAACGCCCCGGCCATCCCGCTCTTCCCTGGGCCGGCGTGGTACGAGTTCAACACCAGCCGCTTCACCGGCTGGCCTTCGAAGGATAACCCCTTCGCCCAGGGCTCGCCGTTCGGCAGCGGCACGCCCGAGCAGCTCCTGGTGATGACCAGCGTCCAGCCGAAGTAG
- a CDS encoding ABC transporter ATP-binding protein has protein sequence MQPTTAQPTVAGVDTDSPVLEVRGLTKHFPVGGMFQKRYVHALEDVSFSIRRGQVISLVGESGSGKSTTARLIARLMPPTAGEILFRGQDILKAEPRSASREYRSHVQMIFQDPFGSLNPTQTIGYHLERPLFIHKKAASKAEAYDKVIDLLTTVGLNPATDFAQKFPYQLSGGQRQRVAIARALAVDPEIILADEPISMLDVSIRMGVLNLMEKLKEERGIGYLYITHDIASARYIGDQTIVMYAGHMVEGAESDELMSQPAHPYTKLLLSAVPNPHASLTAAKVDARGEVPSLIDPPPGCPFVARCPKVMDVCRQAMPGVEQIGPQHWVRCHLYGSGGAA, from the coding sequence ATGCAACCGACAACTGCCCAGCCGACGGTGGCGGGCGTCGATACCGACTCGCCGGTGCTGGAGGTGCGCGGCCTGACCAAGCACTTTCCGGTGGGCGGCATGTTTCAAAAGCGGTACGTACACGCGCTGGAGGATGTTTCGTTTAGCATTCGGCGCGGCCAGGTGATCTCGCTAGTGGGCGAGTCGGGCAGCGGCAAGAGCACCACGGCCCGCCTGATCGCGCGGCTGATGCCGCCCACCGCAGGCGAGATCCTGTTTCGCGGCCAGGACATCCTGAAGGCCGAGCCGCGCAGCGCCTCGCGCGAGTACCGCAGCCACGTGCAGATGATCTTCCAGGATCCATTCGGCTCGCTCAACCCCACGCAGACGATCGGCTACCACCTGGAGCGCCCGCTGTTCATCCACAAGAAGGCCGCATCCAAGGCCGAGGCCTACGACAAGGTGATCGATCTGCTGACCACCGTGGGCCTGAACCCCGCCACCGACTTTGCCCAGAAGTTCCCCTACCAGCTCTCCGGCGGCCAGCGCCAGCGCGTGGCCATCGCCCGCGCCCTGGCCGTGGACCCCGAGATCATCCTGGCCGACGAGCCGATCTCGATGCTGGATGTCTCCATCCGCATGGGCGTGCTCAACCTGATGGAGAAGCTGAAGGAGGAGCGCGGCATCGGCTACCTCTACATCACCCACGACATCGCCAGCGCCCGCTACATCGGCGACCAGACGATCGTGATGTACGCCGGGCATATGGTGGAGGGGGCCGAGAGCGACGAGCTGATGAGCCAGCCCGCCCACCCCTACACCAAGCTGCTGCTCTCGGCGGTGCCCAACCCCCACGCCAGCCTGACGGCGGCCAAGGTGGATGCGCGCGGCGAGGTGCCCTCGCTGATCGATCCGCCGCCGGGCTGCCCGTTCGTGGCGCGCTGCCCCAAGGTGATGGATGTGTGCAGGCAAGCCATGCCGGGCGTCGAGCAGATCGGGCCGCAGCACTGGGTGCGCTGCCACCTGTATGGCTCGGGCGGGGCCGCCTAG